The proteins below are encoded in one region of Penaeus monodon isolate SGIC_2016 chromosome 32, NSTDA_Pmon_1, whole genome shotgun sequence:
- the LOC119593630 gene encoding uncharacterized protein LOC119593630 — protein MEVTFILLLMVSLSARSQAASHTHTGKELKIHIEFVDSSIAPDTQKEIRHAVAYMAQVVRLKHADVGPVFRLPRDMRACVALYSEGPNVGKCAGVSARYTGDYCGKALIPEAHLEGLEVFSKDDPGCNSDSLPEGKGFRDGTNFILYVMSSSDIFCSHSYALSSTCRFSTTLVGGERSGRPLAGTVIVCKDRLYELTPLLLKRIIVHEVIHLLGFNYRSIMEFIECDVERDPHASMNNLNVSSPLVGENQNLLCWKRRDVLKVLGEKEIIVQSPQLTAAALRLTEHLNQTVNCSSYNQSFSPEGPFEYTDVSVAEQEYDMYDNNDTFDKNNSPLTPNGGVALAATRTGIHWPVELFSGVFSVMIPGNLESRTIVVDPLTIAILKTTGWYRISESALSCMNCFLNDMIQFPQCIYIENPEDKSKETVDSDSVEGCSYEHKNSKSEIHVIPQDVSAAVSDISNTSVSDTVSEERNVTLIWLNRTDQEISEKSKKRKKNKNKRKRKQKKHHFDNIVSVTSEATHHRISLLIIYMLCFILSGLLRGIQRCQLSSLSRPAHSQQQLMERENDSESEVQEEQMRATLKYPDYFKVANLFTVEDLFKARVHLGHKEGSLDPHMHPFIFGSRLGHLIIDLDQTSQHLREALNFTAHIAYRGGIILFICRNPQFQHLVENVAKDCGEYAHTRFWQGGIFTNSTIQFGCETRLPDLVIFINTLNNVLTQHTAVRDAAKMLIPTVGIVDTNCNPNLITYPVPGNDDTPSAVKLYCDLFKNAILRGKEKRKELSGL, from the exons ATGGAAGTAACTTTTATTCTGTTGCTGATGGTATCTCTGTCGGCGAGATCACAAgcagcgtcacacacacacacaggaaaagagCTAAAGATTCATATTGAATTTGTAGATAGCTCAATTGCACCAGATACACAGAAGGAGATCAGGCATGCTGTGGCATACATGGCTCAAGTGGTGAGATTAAAGCATGCTGATGTAGGGCCTGTGTTCCGCCTGCCAAGAGACATGAGGGCTTGTGTCGCCCTCTACAGTGAGGGCCCTAATGTTGGCAAGTGTGCTGGCGTGTCTGCAAGGTACACAGGAGACTACTGTGGGAAGGCTCTCATTCCCGAGGCCCATCTGGAGGGACTGGAGGTCTTCAGCAAGGATGACCCTGGCTGTAATTCCGACTCCTTACCAGAAGGAAAGGGTTTCAGGGATGGCACAAACTTCATACTGTACGTAATGTCCAGTTCAGATATATTCTGTAGCCATTCATATGCACTTTCCTCCACATGTCGTTTTAGCACAACACTGGTTGGTGGCGAACGGAGTGGGCGACCTTTAGCCGGAACAGTAATAGTATGCAAAGACCGCTTGTATGAACTGACACCCTTGTTGCTGAAGCGGATAATTGTCCATGAGGTAATACATCTCTTGGGTTTCAACTACAGAAGTATAATGGAATTCATAGAATGTGACGTAGAAAGAGACCCACATGCTTCAATGAATAATTTGAATGTGTCCAGTCCACTTGTGGGTGAAAATCAAAATCTCTTGTGTTGGAAAAGGAGAGATGTCTTGAAAGTTTTAGGCGAGAAAGAGATCATTGTTCAGTCACCACAGTTAACAGCAGCAGCATTGCGACTCACAGAACATTTAAATCAGACAGTAAATTGTAGCTCATACAACCAAAGTTTTAGTCCAGAGGGACCTTTTGAATATACTGATGTTTCTGTAGCTGAGCAAGAATATGACatgtatgataacaatgatacattTGACAAGAACAACTCTCCTCTCACCCCAAATGGAGGAGTAGCTTTGGCCGCAACAAGAACAGGGATACACTGGCCGGTGGAGCTCTTTTCTGGTGTTTTTTCTGTAATGATACCTGGGAACTTGGAGTCTAGAACTATTGTTGTTGACCCTTTGACTATAGCAATTTTGAAAACGACTGGATGGTACAGAATCAGTGAAAGTGCACTAAGTTGTATGAATTGTTTTCTGAATGATATGATACAATTTCCACAGTGCATTTATATAGAGAATCCAGAAGATAAAAGCAAGGAAACTGTAGACTCTGATTCAGTTGAAGGTTGCTCTTATGAGCATAAAAATTCCAAATCAGAAATACATGTGATACCACAAGATGTTTCAGCTGCAGTCAGTGATATTTCAAATACAAGTGTTAGTGATACAGTTTCAGAAGAAAGAAATGTAACACTGATTTGGCTAAACAGAACTGATCAAGAAATATCTGAAAAATCAAAGAaacgcaagaaaaataaaaataagaggaagcGGAAgcagaaaaaacatcattttgataATATAGTTTCAGTGACTTCTGAAGCAACACACCATaggatatcattattgattatatatatgctgtgctTTATTCTCT CCGGACTTTTGCGTGGCATACAAAGATGCCAGCTCTCATCACTCTCCAGACCTGCACACAGCCAACAGCAGCtgatggagagggaaaatgatAGTGAATCGG AAGTTCAAGAAGAACAAATGAGGGCAACTTTGAAGTATCCAGATTATTTTAAAGTTGCCAATTTATTTACTGTAGAAGATCTTTTCAAAGCTCGAGTCCACCTAGGACACAAAGAGGGGTCTCTTGATCCCCACATGCATCCCTTCATCTTTGGGTCTCGTCTAGGTCATCTCATCATAGATCTTGACCAGACATCGCAACATTTACGCGAAGCTCTGAATTTCACAGCTCACATAGCTTACCGCGGAGGAATCATACTTTTCATCTGTAGGAATCCACAGTTTCAG CATTTGGTAGAAAACGTAGCCAAAGATTGTGGTGAGTATGCCCACACCAGATTTTGGCAAGGAGGAATCTTCACTAATTCAACCATCCAGTTTGGATGTGAAACTCGATTACCAGACCTTGTAATCTTTATTAATACCTTGAACAATGTCCTCACTCAGCATACTGCAGTAAGAGATGCAGCAAAGATGTTGATCCCTACTGTTGGTATTGTTGATACTAATTGTAACCCAAACCTTATCACATACCCTGTTCCTGGAAATGATGACACTCCTTCAGCTGTAAAATTGTATTGTGATTTGTTTAAAAATGctattttaaggggaaaagaaaaaagaaaggagttgTCTGGattgtaa